A single genomic interval of Candidatus Rokuibacteriota bacterium harbors:
- a CDS encoding helix-turn-helix transcriptional regulator, giving the protein MGQHDFLRLSTEEAAYVDLKVRLATGLHERRRRSLTQEDLAKRLQSSQPRIAKMEAGDPSVSLDLLIRSLLIEKAGLLINLTQDGQLEMRELVRASLRRIEWDPKGLPLRLFPFTRRREPEEPRSVSENFSPPGVRILV; this is encoded by the coding sequence GTGGGGCAGCATGACTTCCTGCGCCTGAGCACCGAGGAGGCTGCGTATGTCGATCTCAAGGTGCGACTGGCCACAGGCCTGCACGAACGGCGGCGCCGGAGTCTCACGCAGGAAGACCTTGCCAAGCGCCTCCAATCGAGCCAACCGCGCATCGCCAAGATGGAGGCTGGCGATCCCTCGGTGTCGTTGGACCTCCTCATCAGATCGCTGCTGATCGAGAAGGCGGGCCTGCTCATCAACTTGACGCAGGACGGGCAGCTCGAGATGCGCGAACTGGTGAGGGCCTCCCTCCGGCGCATCGAATGGGATCCGAAGGGGCTGCCCCTTCGTCTCTTTCCCTTCACCAGGAGGCGCGAGCCAGAAGAACCTAGGAGCGTGTCGGAGAATTTCTCTCCGCCTGGTGTGAGAATTCTGGTGTAG